The following proteins are encoded in a genomic region of Brachypodium distachyon strain Bd21 chromosome 1, Brachypodium_distachyon_v3.0, whole genome shotgun sequence:
- the LOC104582329 gene encoding protein TIFY 5, producing MAEEDQGKGMMNWRGAGAGDGESCSGGVELALRLRTGSGDAAAPAAVRRRKSMTIFYGGRVCAVDVTDLQARAIITMANQDMILAEQNRRMGNDRHQDSTGSGSGSSAAPRSPPPAASRRDDHKDCLDAAAAPAGLSMKRSLQRFLQKRKARAAAAPYAAGDRPAMPS from the exons atggcggaggaggatcagGGGAAGGGGATGATGAACTGGagaggcgccggcgccggagatggTGAGAGCTGtagcggcggcgtggagctGGCCCTCCGGCTGCGGACAGGGAGCGGCgatgcggcggcgccggcggcggtaaggaggaggaagagcatgaCCATATTCTACGGCGGCCGGGTGTGCGCCGTCGACGTCACCGACCTCCAg GCAAGGGCGATCATCACCATGGCGAACCAGGACATGATCTTGGCCGAGCAAAACCGGCGCATGGGCAATGATCGCCACCAGGACAgcaccggcagcggcagcggcagcagcgccgccccgaggtcgccgccgccggcggcttcACGGCGTGATGATCATAAGGACTGCttggatgcggcggcggcgccggcagggcTGTCGATGAAGCGATCGCTGCAGCGGTTCCTGCAGAAGCGCAAggccagggccgccgccgccccgtacgccgccggcgaccggcCGGCCATGCCCTCCTAG